ATGGATTTACTTACTATAATACCGGCGATATCGGCTATGTTGATGAAAGAGGCTTTATTTTTATAACTGATAGGCTCTCACGCTTTGCTAAAGTAGGTGGTGAGATGATAAGTTTAGCAGCAGTTGAAGAGAGTTTAAGAGATAGTTTTAGCGAAGATGAGATGATAGCGGCAACTAACCTTGATGATGATAAAAAGGGTGAAAAAATCATACTTTTATATGTTGGAAAGAAGAAAAAAGAAGAGCTTTATGAGATAGTAAATGGTTCATCTTTAGCTCCGATTGCTAGACCAAGTGAGGTTATTAAAGTTCGTTCAATTCCGGTTTTAGGTACAGGAAAGGTTGACCTAAAAGGGCTTAAGAATTTAGCTAAGAAAAAACTCGAAGGCGGAATTGACTGGAAATTTTGGGAGAAAGATTAGGGTAGTATTGGGATTAAGTTTGCTGAAAAGTTTTTGTTAATACATTTAATATGATTATTTTATATGTAAACTTAAATTCCGCATTATCATAAAAGTCAATAAAAATTTTTAATTTTTATTGACTTTTATACTTAATTGTATTAGAATGAAAATCACAATAAAAATTATGTGTAAAGGGGGTATAGAATGAAAGCATTGTATGTGGCTAAATATATTTTAGCTAAATGTACTAATGATGGTCACCCTATTAGTAATTTGCAGCTTCAAAAAATACTCTATTATATACAGTATGAATTTTTAACTAAATATGATGAACCGCTTTTTGAAGATGATTTTGAAGCTTGGAAATTTGGTCCAGTAATACCATCTATTTATTATAAATATTGTGCTGGTGGTTCTTTAAAAATTATAAGTAATGATAATGCTGATGAAGATTTTAATGATTTATATTTAAATCAAAAATATGTAATTGACGAAATTGTAGAGAAACAAAGAATAAAATATCCTTGGAATTTGGTAAATGAAGTTCATAAAAAAAATAAGGCTTGGGATAAGGTGTTTTCTCAAGGTGCTGGATCGGGAAAAATAATACAGCAAAAAGACATAAAAGAGAATGGATTTTAAAGATTTGCAAGATAAACATAAAATTATAGATGAAGTTTTATGCTCTCTTTCTAGCTTAAAGCAGATTGATGATAAAAAGATGTTTTATAAGATAAAAGGAAATATAAAAAAGCTTGAAAAAATATATCATTCTGGTTTTAGACATCAATATTCTGAAATTTTTAAAATTTTATCAAGAATAAATGATGATAGCAAGAAAGAGCTCAGCGTAGATCAGTTAAGTGAAACTATATGCGTTTTATTTGAGTTTGCAAAAAAAGGTGTAATGTTCATGATATTAGTTGGAAGTTGTGTAGCCAAACACCTGCAATCCTCTACAATAATAGAGAATATTATAAAGAGTATTGTGATTATTATATAAATTTCATACCAAAGCTGGCAAAGCTATATGATCATATTAATTTGGATATAGCCAGAATTAACTATATGAAAGCTATCAGGGAAGAAATAAAAGAAGAGTTAAAAGATACTAGTCGTAAAATAGATAAAAACATAAATAAAGCTAAAGATGAGGTTAATAACTCAGCTAACAATGCTCTTAAAAAGGCAGAAGATGCGTTTTATAAAGCACAAGAGTCTACGAAAGATTATGTAACAATCCTTGGTATATTTGCAGCCATAGTTGTTACTTTTACCGGTGCTTTTTCAATCAATAAAGATTTATTTGCAAATATTAGTAATATTTCGTCTATAAAGATCCTATTGTTTGTCTTAACAAATGGTTGTCTAACTTTCAATATTCTAGTTTGTCTTTATAATTTTATATTAAAAATAAATATTAAAAAAGATCAAGAATTATTAAAGACAAATAAGATAAATTTTTATTTAGTGATTGCCATAATGGCAAATTTAATGGTGCTTCTAGTTGATGAAGATTATATAAATACAGACTCTTTAAATTTTATTGTATATACGATAGTGCTCGTAGTTATACTTTTTTTAATATATAGTCTGTATTCATTGTTTAAAAACATAAAACAAATTTTGGTAAAACTATACCTAAAATTTATCTCTTAGTCGAAGCTCTTATTGAGCCAATAACTGCACAAACTACAGCTGGTATAACCCACTCAAACCCGCCATCATAAAATGGTAAGTATGTTTTGAAAAGCTCAGTAACTATAGGAAAATTAATATCAAACTGAGTATCAAAAGTTCTTACAAGACTTATTACAAAAACCACTCCAACAGTTAAAACATATGTAAATCTATCACCATTTACAATATCATCAAGTAGTGATAAAACTATCAAGCAAAGTGCTATTGGGTAGATTATGAAAAGAAATGGTACAGCGTAGCTAATAATCGCACTAAGACCTAAATTTGCTACTATAGAAGCAAAAACAGATACTATAATAATCCATGTTTTATATGGAATTTTTGTTATAGATACAAAATACTCACTTATTGCACAAGTTAGTCCAACTGTTGTTGTAAGGCAGGCTAAAAATACACTTACTCCTAGTATAACAATGCCAAACCTACCAAAAAGAGCATTTGTAGCTGCTGAAAGAATTGTAGCTCCATTTGGATTTACCTCTGATATAAGTCCAGAAGCACCTATACTTGCACCCACATAAGATAGTGCGATATATATTGTCATTAGGATAAACCCAGCTACAAATCCTGATAAAATAGTATACTTTACGATACTTTTTTCATCATTTACGCCTAGTTTTCTAAATGTAATAAGCACAACCAGCCCAAAGTTAAGAGCAGCTAACGCATCCATTGTTTGATATCCTTCAACTACACCTTTTGACACTGCGTGATTTGCCCATTCACCACTTGCAGCTGCAAACTCACCTGTATGCATAGGATTTATTATGGCAGCCAAAACCAAAACCACAATAAGAAGCAAAAGCAAAGGCGTTAAAAACTTACCTAGCATATCAACCATTTTTGTTGAGTTTATAGATAGTGCCCAGTTTATGATAAAATACACTACTGAGTATATAAAAAGTGGTAAAAAACTAGTAAATTCTCCAAGAAAAGGCTTAATGGCAAGCTCATAAGGCATATTTGCAGCTCTTGGCATAGCAAAAAGTGGACCAATTATCAAAAGCATGGCAATTATAAAAACAAGAGCAAATTTGTATGAAACCCTGCTTGCTAGGTTTTGAAGACCATTTGATTTAGCAACAGCTGCTATACCAAGTATAGGAAAAAGCACAGCCGTAAGGCAAAAGGCAATAATAGCAACGCTGGTATTAACACCAGCTTGAAATCCAAGAGATGGTGGGAATATAAAGTTTCCTGCGCCAAAAAACATTGAAAAAAGTGTTAAGCTTACGATTATGAAGCTTTTAAAACTTATATTTTGCATAAGACCTCTTTGAAATAAATTTATGTATATTATTAGATATAAGCTAAATGCTGTATTAAAATTAGACAAATTCAGTAAAATTCAGTAAATTTGTTACTTTTTTACTAAATTTGTCTTAAATTTAGGCTCTTTTCTATCTAAGTTCAATATCAATTTGTTTAAGTGCTGCTATTCTGTCTTCAGTTTTTGGGTGAGTTCTAAAAAGATTAGCTAAATTTGACTTTACGCCACTAAAAGGATTTACAATAAACATATGTGAAGTTTCAGGCTGTGCGCCAGAAAGCACTCTGCCACTCCTTGCGTAGTTTTCTAGTTTGGTAAGTGCTGAAGCTAGAGCTAGTGGGTTTTTTGTTATCATTGCTGCTCCTTTATCAGCTCCGTATTCGCGGCTTCTTGAAATGCTCATTTGTATAATCGTTGCAACTATTGGCATTATTATTGCTAGGGCTATTATTAGTATAGGATTTCTGTTTTGGTTATTATTTGAAACTGCACCAAATTGAGCGAAATTTCCAAGTATTGATATCGCTCCTGCAAATGCTGAAGCAATAGAGCCTGTAAGGATGTCATAGTGTTTTACATGGCTAAGTTCGTGAGCCAAAACGCCTTCAATCTCTTCATCATTTAAGATGTCTAAAAGTCCAGTAGTTGCAGCAACAACGGCATTGTTTGGGTTTCTACCTGTTGCAAAAGCGTTTGGAACATTTTCATTTATTATGCACACTTTTGGCATAGGAAGACCAGCTTTATTTGCTAGTTTTTCTACTACTTGATAAATTCTAGTATCGCTTCCTACTGGCTTTGCTCCGTAGTGCTTAAGGACGATTTTATCACTAAAAAAATAACTAAAAAAGTTTATACCACAGGCTAGTAAAAAAGCTATTATCATTCCAGTCTTGCCACCTAAAACGCCGCCAACAAAGACAAAAAGAAGCATTAAGCCAACCATTAAAGCTGTCGTTTTAAAAATTTCCATTTTAAATCCTTTATGGTTAAAATTTTTACTATTATATAATAAATTTAGTTAAAAATTTATTTTAAGACTTTTTATATATAATTTTATATTTTTATAGGAGAGATTATGTTAAAAGAATCTAAAAATTTACAAAATGAGCTAATAGAATTCATAGACTCACAAAAAAGTGTGATAATATCAAGTTTTGATGATTTTTGCTTGTCTTCATATGCTCCATTTATTAGGCTTAAAGATAGTATATTTGTGATCATATCAAGCATTGCAAGGCACTATCAGGCTATAAATAAAAACAAAGAACTAGTAAGTGTGATGTTTATTGAAGATGAGAGCATGGTTAAAAGCATTTTTGCTAGATTTAGGGCGAGTTTTAGTGTGGAAGTTGGTTTAAAAGATGAACTTAGAGATGAGATTTTTTCTAAATTTGAAGAAAAATTCAAAGATGAAGTAGCACTAAAGATGATAAAAGATCTTAAAGATTTTCATATTATAGAATTTAAACTTAAAAATGGTCGTTTTGTTAAAGGATTTGGTAGGGCTTATGATTTAGATGGGTTAAATGTAACAAATTCTGTAAAAGGGTAAAATTTAAATGGTGGTTAGAGGCAGAATCGAACTGCCGACACGCAGATTTTCAGTCTGCTGCTCTACCGACTGAGCTATCCAACCACCGTAAAAGCGAAATGAAATTATATAGCTTTTTTACTTAAAGTTTGATTAAAATTTATTTTTTCATCTTTATAATTAAATTTTAAGCACACACTCCTTAAATTTATCACCCCTTTGTGCATATGAGCTAAACTGATCTAAACTCGCACACGCAGGACTCAAAAGAGCAACTTCCCCCAGTTTTAAGCTCTTTGAAATTTCATTAACTGCATTTTCTAAAATATCACTTTTATAAGCTTTATAGCCAAATTTATTGCTTAAAGTCATAATCTTATCAACACTAGAGCCAATAGCATAAATTTCAAGATTAAGATTTTTAAAGTTTTCAAATAGTGGCGTTAAATCCACGCCTTTATCATCACCGCCAAGTATTAGATAAATTTTTTTATCTTTATATCTATCGACGGCTTTTAAACAAGCATCTAAATTTGTAGCTTTTGTATCATTTACCCAAAGTCTACTGAATTTATCATGAAATTCTTCAACACGGTTTTTATCTATTTCAAAGCTATTTAAAAGCTCAAAATTTGCCACTCCAGTAGCAAATTTAGAAACGCATAGAGCCATTAAAGCATCTTCTAAAAACGGCACTTTAAATTTCACATCTTTTATATCTACGTCACAAATTTCAGCTAAATCGCTATCATTTTCATAACCGAAAATTTTAGCTTTTGTTGGAGTATTAGCATAAATTTTAGGTATTATTGCTACGCTACTTTGATCCATCATGCTAAGTGGTTTAAGCTTTGTTTTAACATACTCATCCATGCTTCCATGCCAACTTAGATGATCAGGAGTTATAGGAAGTAAGGCATAAATTTTAGGAGCGCTAAATTTAGTGTAGTGGATAGTAAAAGAGCTTGTCTCAAGTATCCAAAATTTTGCCGTTTTATCTAGCTTTGCCAAAGGCGTTCCTACATTTCCACCCATAGCGCCACCAAATTTACGAAGTAAAAGCTCTGTCATTTGTGTGGTTGTAGTCTTGCCGTTTGTTCCGCTTATCCAAATTTTAACTGGCGAAGTATCTTTAAAATAGTCATACTCACTTATTAAATTTCTAGCTTTTTTAACCAAAGTATGATCTTTAGGAAATCCAGGACTTGGAATTTCTAAGTTGCTTTTTAAAGGATCAAATTCACTAACTGGCTTTAATAAATTTCCAAATTCATCTTTTGAAATTTCACTAAATTTATCATCAAAAATTTCCCACTCGCCACTACTTGCCAAAGCTTTTGTAGTTACACCATATCCAAATAAAGATTTTGCCATTTTAACTCCTATCTTAGTTTTAGTGATGCTAAAGCTATCACATTTGCAATGAGAGCTATCATCCAAAAGCGTATGATGATTTTATTTTCTACCCAGCCTTTTAACTCAAAGTGATGATGAAGTGGTGCCATTAAAAAAACACGCTTTTTAAAGACCTTAAAGCTTCCTACTTGAAGTATCACGCTTAAAGTTTCTGCTACGAAAATAAAGCCTATTAATATAAGTAAAAATTCATTTTTACTTATCACACCACAATACCCCATAAAAGCCCCAAGAGTTAAGCTTCCGCTATCTCCCATAAAAACCTCTGCTGGATGACAGTTATACCATAAAAACCCTAAAAGCGCACCTATTAATGCCGCACATATAACAACAACTTCTCCAGCACCACTAACTTTTGGTAAGAATAGATATTCGCTAAATACCGCATGTCCGCTTAAATATATAAAAATTCCAAGCGTTACAAAAGCAAATACTGATGGTATGGTAGCCAGCCCATCAAGCCCGTCTGTTAAATTCACAGCATTTGAACTAGCTATGATAACTATCGCCCAGAAAAACAGAATAAAAAATTTCATATCAAAAAGCGGGTATTTATAAAAAGGTATATAGAGTTTTGTATCTAAATTTGTAAGAGTTAAAAGATATATTGATATGACAAAAGATAGCACTACCTGAAGTCTTAGTTTTGCTTTTGGACTAAGACCAGAGTGATTTTTTTTACCAGCAACTTTAGAATAATCATCAATGTATCCAATCAAACAAAAGCCTATCAAGGTTATCAAAGCTCCAATTACATAAGGGTTTGTAAGCTTTGCAAACAAAAGTGTGGATATGACAGTGCTAGCAGTAAAGACAATACCACCCATAGTTGGAGTGTGAATTTTGGCTAGATGGCTTTTAGGGGCTAGTTCGTATATCGGCTGACTTGCGTTTTTAAGTTTTGCCCAAGTTATAAATTTTGGCATCAAATATACAGATAAAACAAAGCCTATAAAAAACGCTCCACCACTTCTAGCTGTGATATAGCTAAAAATATTAACACTAAAAATCTCATAAAACAAATAAAACATTAAATTTAACCTTTAACAAATAAAAAGGGAAATTCTACTATAATGTTGCTTATATTTATATTTCAAAGGGTAAATTTGTGAAAAAAAAGATAGTTTTAGTAATAACAGATGGTATCGGATACAATCCAAATAACGAGTTTAACGCCTTTGCAGTGGCCAAAAAACCAACTTATGAGTGGCTTTTTAAAAATACTCCAAATTCACTTCTTAAAACTTCAGGTTTAGCTGTTGGTCTACCTAAAGGGCAAATGGGAAATTCAGAAGTAGGACATATGACGATAGGTTCTGGGCGGGTTTTATATCAAAGTTTAGTTAAGATTGATAAAGCAGTTCAAAATGGAGAACTTGCTAAAAATAGTGCTTTAGTTAATCTTTTAAATAGCGTAAAAAGGGTTCATGTCATAGGGCTTTATAGCGATGGTGGTGTCCACTCACATAAAACTCACTTTGATGAAATTTGTAAAATTTCGCTTGATTTTGGAAAAGAGGTCTTTGCTCATTTAATAACTGATGGGCGAGATGTAAGCCCTACAAGTGGTCTTGAGTTCGTTAAAGAATTTGAAAATTTTGCCACTAAAAATAGCATAAATTTAGCCACGATATCTGGAAGATTTTACGCGATGGATAGAGATAAAAGGTGGGATAGAGTTAAAACTGCTTATGACGCTATGGCAAAAAATGAGAATTTATTAAATTTAACTCCAAGTAAGTATATTGAAAATTCTTACGATGATGGCGTTACAGATGAGTTTATAAAACCGGCTAGTTTTTTAAAATTTGATGGTATAAAAGCCCAGGACGGCGTAGTTTTTATAAATTTTAGAAATGATAGAGCTAGAGAAATTTGTGATGCTTTAGGCACTCTAAATTTTAGCGAATTTCAAAGGGATGAAATTTGTGAAAAATTAATCACAATGACAAAATATGATGATAAATTTGATTTTCCTGTGATGTTTGAAAATGACGATATTAAGGACACTTTAGCTGAGGTTATCTCAAAAGCAGGTCTTACACAGCTTCACACAGCTGAGACTGAAAAATACGCACATGTGACATTTTTCTTAAATGGCGGAAAAGAAGAGCCTTATTTAAATGAAACAAGAGTGCTAATTCCTAGCCCAAAAGTTAAAACTTACGATGAAAAGCCTGAAATGAGTGCTTATGAGGTTTGTGATGCGGTTATAAAAGGCATGGAATTTGGGCATGATTTTATCGTTGTAAATTTTGCAAATGGCGATATGGTCGGTCATACTGGAAATTTTGAAGCTAGCATTAAGGCTGTTGAAGCAGTTGATGAGTGTTTGGGGCGGATTTTAAAGGTCGCAAAAGATAAAAACTACTCCTATATGCAAATCTCAGATCATGGAAATTGCGAAGCTATGAAAGCACCAAATGGCGATATTTTAACAAATCACTCAACTTTTGATGTTTTTTGCTTTGTTATGTCTGATGGCGTAACTAAGATAAAAGATGGCGGACTTAGCAATGTTGCACCAACTCTACTAAAAATAATGAATTTAGAAATTCCTAAACAAATGGATGAAGCGTTGTTTTAACTTAAATTTAGATTAATCTAAAACCAAATAAAAGAGTAGAGAAAATGAGTAGACCAATAGAGATAGATGAGTTAAAATTAGGTAAATTTTCTTTAATAGACATAAGACCTAAACAGTCATATTTTACTAGCCATATTGCAAATTCTATAAATTTAAGTCAAGCAAATTCAATAGTAGAATTTATAAAAAATAATCCAAACAAAGAATACGTGCTATGTTGTTTTACATCAACAAATGCTAAAAAAATGGCCATAAATATTGAAAAATATTTGCCAGATAATAATATTTATTATTTAAATGCAAATTTATTAGAAGCAAAAGAGTATGGTTTAGAAATTATTGAGTCAAAAACGTCGTTTTTGAATAAACTCATAGCTACAAAAAATAATATCTATGAAAAATATATCTCTAACAAAAAGGCTTGGATAGTTGCATTTAGTGGTGGAAAGGATAGCACATGTGTTCTTCAGCTACTTTATGAGATTATGATTAGTATGCCAAAAGAAAAGTTAAACCCAACTTATGCGATAATTTCTAATACTCTAGTTGAAGCACCTGTTGTAGATAAATACATAAAAATGTTAGTAAAAGCTATTAATGACGATGCAAAAAGAA
The sequence above is a segment of the Campylobacter corcagiensis genome. Coding sequences within it:
- a CDS encoding Panacea domain-containing protein, with the translated sequence MKALYVAKYILAKCTNDGHPISNLQLQKILYYIQYEFLTKYDEPLFEDDFEAWKFGPVIPSIYYKYCAGGSLKIISNDNADEDFNDLYLNQKYVIDEIVEKQRIKYPWNLVNEVHKKNKAWDKVFSQGAGSGKIIQQKDIKENGF
- the brnQ gene encoding branched-chain amino acid transport system II carrier protein, with protein sequence MQNISFKSFIIVSLTLFSMFFGAGNFIFPPSLGFQAGVNTSVAIIAFCLTAVLFPILGIAAVAKSNGLQNLASRVSYKFALVFIIAMLLIIGPLFAMPRAANMPYELAIKPFLGEFTSFLPLFIYSVVYFIINWALSINSTKMVDMLGKFLTPLLLLLIVVLVLAAIINPMHTGEFAAASGEWANHAVSKGVVEGYQTMDALAALNFGLVVLITFRKLGVNDEKSIVKYTILSGFVAGFILMTIYIALSYVGASIGASGLISEVNPNGATILSAATNALFGRFGIVILGVSVFLACLTTTVGLTCAISEYFVSITKIPYKTWIIIVSVFASIVANLGLSAIISYAVPFLFIIYPIALCLIVLSLLDDIVNGDRFTYVLTVGVVFVISLVRTFDTQFDINFPIVTELFKTYLPFYDGGFEWVIPAVVCAVIGSIRASTKR
- the htpX gene encoding zinc metalloprotease HtpX translates to MEIFKTTALMVGLMLLFVFVGGVLGGKTGMIIAFLLACGINFFSYFFSDKIVLKHYGAKPVGSDTRIYQVVEKLANKAGLPMPKVCIINENVPNAFATGRNPNNAVVAATTGLLDILNDEEIEGVLAHELSHVKHYDILTGSIASAFAGAISILGNFAQFGAVSNNNQNRNPILIIALAIIMPIVATIIQMSISRSREYGADKGAAMITKNPLALASALTKLENYARSGRVLSGAQPETSHMFIVNPFSGVKSNLANLFRTHPKTEDRIAALKQIDIELR
- a CDS encoding pyridoxamine 5'-phosphate oxidase — translated: MLKESKNLQNELIEFIDSQKSVIISSFDDFCLSSYAPFIRLKDSIFVIISSIARHYQAINKNKELVSVMFIEDESMVKSIFARFRASFSVEVGLKDELRDEIFSKFEEKFKDEVALKMIKDLKDFHIIEFKLKNGRFVKGFGRAYDLDGLNVTNSVKG
- the murD gene encoding UDP-N-acetylmuramoyl-L-alanine--D-glutamate ligase, translated to MAKSLFGYGVTTKALASSGEWEIFDDKFSEISKDEFGNLLKPVSEFDPLKSNLEIPSPGFPKDHTLVKKARNLISEYDYFKDTSPVKIWISGTNGKTTTTQMTELLLRKFGGAMGGNVGTPLAKLDKTAKFWILETSSFTIHYTKFSAPKIYALLPITPDHLSWHGSMDEYVKTKLKPLSMMDQSSVAIIPKIYANTPTKAKIFGYENDSDLAEICDVDIKDVKFKVPFLEDALMALCVSKFATGVANFELLNSFEIDKNRVEEFHDKFSRLWVNDTKATNLDACLKAVDRYKDKKIYLILGGDDKGVDLTPLFENFKNLNLEIYAIGSSVDKIMTLSNKFGYKAYKSDILENAVNEISKSLKLGEVALLSPACASLDQFSSYAQRGDKFKECVLKI
- the mraY gene encoding phospho-N-acetylmuramoyl-pentapeptide-transferase produces the protein MFYLFYEIFSVNIFSYITARSGGAFFIGFVLSVYLMPKFITWAKLKNASQPIYELAPKSHLAKIHTPTMGGIVFTASTVISTLLFAKLTNPYVIGALITLIGFCLIGYIDDYSKVAGKKNHSGLSPKAKLRLQVVLSFVISIYLLTLTNLDTKLYIPFYKYPLFDMKFFILFFWAIVIIASSNAVNLTDGLDGLATIPSVFAFVTLGIFIYLSGHAVFSEYLFLPKVSGAGEVVVICAALIGALLGFLWYNCHPAEVFMGDSGSLTLGAFMGYCGVISKNEFLLILIGFIFVAETLSVILQVGSFKVFKKRVFLMAPLHHHFELKGWVENKIIIRFWMIALIANVIALASLKLR
- the gpmI gene encoding 2,3-bisphosphoglycerate-independent phosphoglycerate mutase yields the protein MKKKIVLVITDGIGYNPNNEFNAFAVAKKPTYEWLFKNTPNSLLKTSGLAVGLPKGQMGNSEVGHMTIGSGRVLYQSLVKIDKAVQNGELAKNSALVNLLNSVKRVHVIGLYSDGGVHSHKTHFDEICKISLDFGKEVFAHLITDGRDVSPTSGLEFVKEFENFATKNSINLATISGRFYAMDRDKRWDRVKTAYDAMAKNENLLNLTPSKYIENSYDDGVTDEFIKPASFLKFDGIKAQDGVVFINFRNDRAREICDALGTLNFSEFQRDEICEKLITMTKYDDKFDFPVMFENDDIKDTLAEVISKAGLTQLHTAETEKYAHVTFFLNGGKEEPYLNETRVLIPSPKVKTYDEKPEMSAYEVCDAVIKGMEFGHDFIVVNFANGDMVGHTGNFEASIKAVEAVDECLGRILKVAKDKNYSYMQISDHGNCEAMKAPNGDILTNHSTFDVFCFVMSDGVTKIKDGGLSNVAPTLLKIMNLEIPKQMDEALF